In Oryza brachyantha chromosome 2, ObraRS2, whole genome shotgun sequence, a single window of DNA contains:
- the LOC121053598 gene encoding zinc finger A20 and AN1 domain-containing stress-associated protein 5-like yields MAEEQRWQEGHRLCANNCGFFGSPATLDLCSKCYRDRQDRGAARPSAAPSALSSSPPAFLPSSSATEAAGLVVAVAAAAAAPSPSPGAKAGRCASCRKRVGLTGFACRCGSTFCGAHRYPERHACGFDFKAAGRDAIARANPVIKGDKLKDKI; encoded by the coding sequence ATGGCGGAGGAGCAGAGGTGGCAGGAGGGGCACCGCCTGTGCGCCAACAACTGCGGCTTCTTCGGCAGCCCCGCCACGCTCGACCTCTGCTCCAAGTGCTACCGCGACCGGCAAGACCGAGGCGCGGCGCGCCCGTCTGCCGCCCCCTCGGCGCTGTCGTCGTCTCCTCCGGCGTTCTTGCCTTCCTCCTCTGCCACGGAGGCCGCCGGCCTCGTCGTTGCCGTTGCCgctgccgcggccgcgccctcgccgtcaccgggCGCGAAGGCGGGCAGGTGCGCGAGCTGCAGGAAGCGGGTGGGGCTGACGGGGTTCGCGTGCCGGTGCGGGTCCACGTTCTGCGGCGCCCACCGGTACCCCGAGCGGCACGCCTGCGGCTTCGACTTCAAAGCCGCCGGCCGCGACGCCATCGCGCGCGCCAACCCGGTCATCAAGGGCGACAAGCTCAAGGACAAGATCTGA